In a genomic window of Geomonas ferrireducens:
- the rpsC gene encoding 30S ribosomal protein S3, with amino-acid sequence MGQKVNPIGFRLGVIKTWDSKWYAEKDYAKLLHEDLKLRNFLKKRLYHSGVSKIEIERAAGKAKINIFTARPGLIIGKKGSEVETLKKELAKLTDKEVYLNIQEVRKPELDAQLVAENVAMQLERRIAFRRAMKKSVTSTLKFGAKGIRITCSGRLGGAEMSRTEWYREGRVPLHTLRADIDYGFAEAKTTYGIIGVKVLLFKGEVLSAKK; translated from the coding sequence TTGGGTCAGAAAGTAAATCCTATCGGGTTCAGGCTCGGGGTTATTAAAACCTGGGATTCCAAATGGTACGCGGAAAAAGATTATGCAAAGCTTCTTCACGAAGATCTGAAGCTGCGCAATTTCCTCAAAAAAAGGCTGTATCATTCCGGCGTCTCCAAGATCGAGATAGAGCGCGCTGCAGGCAAGGCGAAGATCAACATCTTCACCGCTCGTCCGGGCCTCATCATCGGTAAGAAGGGCTCCGAGGTCGAGACCCTGAAGAAGGAGCTGGCCAAGCTCACCGACAAAGAGGTCTACCTTAACATACAGGAAGTCAGGAAGCCGGAACTGGACGCACAGCTCGTGGCCGAGAACGTCGCCATGCAGCTCGAGCGCCGCATCGCCTTCAGGCGCGCCATGAAAAAGAGCGTGACTTCCACGCTCAAGTTCGGCGCCAAGGGGATCAGGATCACCTGCTCCGGCCGCCTGGGTGGGGCAGAGATGTCGAGAACCGAATGGTACCGCGAGGGCCGGGTGCCGCTGCACACGCTGCGCGCGGACATCGACTACGGCTTTGCCGAGGCGAAGACCACCTACGGTATCATCGGCGTAAAAGTGCTCCTCTTCAAGGGTGAAGTGCTCTCCGCTAAAAAATAG
- the rplV gene encoding 50S ribosomal protein L22: protein MESSAKLSSVRLSPRKTRLVVDLVRGKGIQTALNTLRFSPQPSAKLISKLLSSAVANAEQKGCSDVDKLFVKTIFVDGGAVLKRFTPRAMGRASKIRKPTSHITVVLAEKK, encoded by the coding sequence ATGGAATCATCCGCTAAATTATCCTCTGTCCGCCTCTCCCCGAGGAAAACACGCCTCGTCGTGGACCTCGTCAGGGGCAAGGGCATTCAGACTGCGCTGAACACCCTGCGCTTTTCGCCGCAACCGTCGGCGAAGCTCATTTCGAAGCTGCTCTCCTCTGCCGTGGCCAACGCCGAGCAGAAGGGTTGCTCCGATGTGGACAAGCTGTTCGTGAAGACCATCTTCGTCGACGGCGGCGCAGTACTTAAGCGCTTCACCCCCCGCGCCATGGGCCGGGCTAGCAAGATCAGAAAACCGACGAGCCACATTACCGTGGTCCTTGCGGAAAAGAAATAA
- the rpsS gene encoding 30S ribosomal protein S19 produces the protein MARSIKKGPFVDAHLEAKAQAEQAGSKKVIKTWSRRSTITPDFIGLTFAVHNGKKFIPVFVTENMVGHKMGEFSPTRTFYGHAADKKSKLKKK, from the coding sequence ATGGCAAGATCTATAAAGAAGGGGCCTTTCGTTGACGCACATCTGGAAGCGAAAGCCCAGGCAGAACAGGCCGGCAGCAAGAAGGTGATCAAGACCTGGTCGCGTCGTTCGACCATCACCCCGGATTTCATCGGGCTCACCTTCGCGGTGCACAACGGCAAGAAGTTCATCCCTGTGTTCGTCACTGAGAACATGGTCGGCCACAAGATGGGCGAGTTCTCACCTACCAGAACCTTCTACGGCCACGCTGCTGACAAGAAGAGCAAGCTCAAGAAGAAGTAA
- the rplB gene encoding 50S ribosomal protein L2, which produces MAIKTYKPTSPGRRAQTCSTFEEITACKPEKSLVENLKKSGGRNSNGRVTSRNVGGGHKQKYRIIDFRRDKTDIPAKVATIEYDPCRSARIALLNYADGEKRYILAPLSLKVGDTVIASEQADIKPGNTLPIRCIPLGTIIHNIELKIGKGAQLARSAGTFAQLMSKEGKYAQVKLPSSEVRMILMDCKATIGQVGNVDHENVSIGKAGRSRWLGVRPHVRGVAMNPVDHPHGGGEGRTSGGRHPVTPWGIPTKGYKTRTNKRSTAFIVKKRSK; this is translated from the coding sequence ATGGCTATCAAAACTTACAAACCTACTTCTCCGGGTAGAAGGGCGCAGACCTGCTCGACCTTCGAGGAGATCACTGCCTGCAAGCCTGAGAAATCTCTTGTTGAGAACCTCAAGAAGAGCGGCGGCAGAAACTCGAACGGCCGCGTCACCTCCAGGAACGTCGGTGGTGGTCACAAGCAGAAGTACCGGATCATCGACTTCCGTCGTGACAAGACCGACATCCCGGCAAAGGTTGCCACCATCGAGTACGATCCGTGCCGCAGCGCGCGCATCGCGCTCCTCAACTACGCCGACGGCGAGAAGCGCTACATCCTGGCGCCGCTCTCCCTGAAAGTGGGTGACACCGTTATCGCCAGCGAGCAGGCTGACATCAAGCCTGGCAACACGCTCCCCATCAGGTGCATCCCGCTGGGTACCATCATCCACAACATCGAGCTGAAGATCGGCAAGGGCGCCCAGTTGGCCCGTTCCGCCGGCACCTTCGCCCAGCTCATGTCCAAGGAAGGTAAGTACGCCCAGGTGAAGCTCCCCTCCTCGGAAGTCCGCATGATCCTCATGGACTGCAAGGCGACCATCGGCCAGGTGGGCAACGTGGACCACGAGAACGTCTCCATCGGCAAGGCAGGTCGCTCCCGCTGGCTCGGCGTACGTCCCCACGTAAGGGGCGTCGCGATGAACCCGGTCGACCACCCGCACGGCGGTGGCGAGGGCAGGACCTCCGGTGGTCGTCACCCGGTAACCCCGTGGGGTATCCCCACCAAGGGCTACAAGACGCGCACCAACAAGCGGTCCACGGCCTTCATCGTGAAGAAGCGCAGCAAATAA
- a CDS encoding 50S ribosomal protein L23: MNIYDVIKKPLITEKTTVEKDDKNVIAFVVNGAANKIEIKAAVEKLFNAQVAAVNTVNVAGKTKRTAKGIGKRSNWKKAYVTLKEGSNVDFFEA; this comes from the coding sequence ATGAACATCTATGACGTCATAAAGAAACCGCTCATCACTGAGAAAACCACGGTAGAGAAGGACGACAAGAACGTCATCGCTTTCGTGGTGAACGGTGCCGCCAACAAGATCGAGATCAAGGCCGCCGTCGAGAAGCTCTTCAATGCGCAGGTTGCCGCCGTCAACACCGTCAACGTGGCCGGCAAGACCAAGCGCACCGCGAAGGGTATCGGCAAGCGTTCCAACTGGAAGAAGGCGTACGTGACCCTGAAAGAGGGCTCCAACGTCGACTTCTTCGAAGCATAA
- the rplD gene encoding 50S ribosomal protein L4, with the protein MAKLDVFDIKKAKVGEIEVSDAVFNDDVREYLIHEAVKIQLANRRQGTVAVKNRAAVSGSGKKPFKQKGTGQARQGCSRAPQYPGGGVAFGPQPKTYSLSMNKKARKAALRSALSMLYKKEAITVLNNFELPAIKTKAFVEVLNAFNLDKTLVITDTANLTLELSARNVKNVKVLGPDGLNIFDIMKYQSVVFTEAAVRRVEGALQS; encoded by the coding sequence ATGGCAAAGTTAGACGTATTTGACATCAAAAAAGCAAAGGTCGGTGAGATCGAAGTCTCCGACGCCGTCTTCAACGACGACGTGCGCGAGTACCTGATCCACGAGGCCGTCAAGATCCAGCTCGCTAACCGCAGGCAGGGCACCGTTGCCGTCAAGAACCGCGCCGCGGTTTCCGGCTCCGGCAAGAAGCCCTTCAAGCAGAAGGGTACCGGCCAGGCCCGCCAGGGCTGCAGCCGCGCGCCCCAGTACCCCGGCGGCGGTGTGGCATTCGGCCCGCAGCCCAAGACATACAGCCTCTCCATGAACAAGAAGGCGAGGAAGGCCGCTCTCAGAAGCGCACTTTCCATGCTCTATAAGAAAGAGGCGATCACTGTTCTGAATAACTTTGAGCTTCCTGCCATCAAGACAAAGGCATTTGTCGAGGTACTAAATGCTTTTAACCTTGACAAGACGCTCGTTATCACAGATACTGCGAATCTTACTTTGGAGCTCTCCGCTCGCAATGTGAAAAACGTCAAGGTGCTGGGTCCCGATGGCCTCAACATTTTCGACATCATGAAATACCAGAGCGTCGTCTTTACCGAGGCCGCCGTTCGTCGTGTTGAAGGAGCATTACAGTCATGA